A genomic segment from Lignipirellula cremea encodes:
- a CDS encoding Bug family tripartite tricarboxylate transporter substrate binding protein — translation MHRHSSIFIACRLPAILLLLCVSGCAAPADDPGTAWPNRPIKLVVPFAAGGGADTLGRIFKKAIEENHLLPQPLVIVNVGGAGATIGSRRVKNARPDGYTVLLLHDAILMSKYSGKVAYGPEAFEPVAGTAENGLVIAVRDDSPYQNLDDLVDDATVRKNQITFGCNLGTPTHFVGLLLERERPGAAFRFVQTGDGAERFASLRGDHIELTVFSNEEFLRYQPEGIRALGFFGPQRHPALPDVPTAIEQGYEIETGIMHYWWMPKGTPPARIAVFAKALEQAMQTEEVQDWLAQVESDPVYMEGEPLKRRLERLETKIAAVDLRRPIDLPDLPGLVLAATLLLAGCVVGRAVYRRFRLASSPVEKAATVAVTEDDGPVAPAPAPRYGLALVCIALTTAYVAALGLEFHGLSVGFRAATAVYAAAISLCLAPFDWRRLPWIAGLSAVLSLGLHFLFTQVFVTDLP, via the coding sequence ATGCATCGCCACTCTTCGATCTTCATCGCCTGTCGGCTTCCGGCCATCCTGCTGCTGCTCTGCGTGTCCGGCTGCGCAGCCCCGGCGGACGACCCCGGCACGGCCTGGCCGAACCGGCCGATCAAGCTTGTCGTCCCGTTTGCAGCCGGCGGCGGCGCCGATACGCTGGGGCGGATTTTCAAAAAGGCGATCGAAGAGAACCACCTGCTGCCGCAACCGCTGGTGATTGTGAATGTGGGCGGAGCCGGCGCGACGATCGGCAGTCGACGCGTCAAAAACGCGCGTCCCGACGGCTACACGGTTCTGCTGCTGCACGACGCCATTTTGATGTCGAAGTACTCCGGCAAGGTCGCTTATGGACCGGAGGCGTTTGAGCCGGTCGCCGGCACGGCCGAGAACGGCCTGGTGATTGCCGTCCGCGATGACTCGCCGTACCAGAACCTCGACGATCTGGTCGACGACGCCACCGTGCGGAAGAACCAGATTACCTTCGGCTGCAACCTGGGCACGCCCACGCATTTTGTCGGCCTGCTGCTGGAACGCGAACGACCGGGCGCCGCCTTTCGGTTTGTGCAAACAGGCGATGGCGCCGAGCGTTTCGCCAGCCTGCGGGGAGATCATATCGAGTTGACCGTGTTCTCCAACGAAGAGTTCCTGCGGTACCAGCCCGAAGGGATCAGGGCGCTCGGCTTCTTTGGCCCCCAGCGACACCCGGCCCTGCCCGACGTTCCCACCGCGATCGAACAGGGTTACGAGATTGAAACGGGCATCATGCATTACTGGTGGATGCCCAAAGGCACGCCGCCGGCGCGGATCGCCGTATTCGCCAAAGCGCTTGAGCAGGCAATGCAGACTGAAGAAGTCCAGGACTGGCTGGCGCAGGTCGAATCGGACCCGGTCTACATGGAAGGAGAACCGCTCAAACGCCGTCTGGAACGGCTGGAAACCAAAATCGCCGCCGTCGATCTGCGGCGGCCGATCGACCTGCCGGATCTGCCCGGCCTGGTGCTGGCGGCCACGCTGTTGCTGGCCGGGTGCGTCGTGGGACGAGCAGTCTACAGGCGCTTCCGCCTGGCTTCTTCGCCGGTCGAAAAAGCCGCAACCGTCGCTGTGACGGAAGACGACGGGCCCGTCGCTCCCGCGCCGGCGCCCCGGTATGGGCTGGCCCTGGTTTGCATTGCGCTGACGACTGCTTATGTGGCCGCGCTCGGGCTGGAGTTTCACGGCCTGAGCGTCGGTTTTCGCGCGGCGACGGCGGTGTACGCCGCGGCGATCAGCCTGTGCCTGGCGCCGTTTGACTGGCGCCGGTTGCCGTGGATTGCGGGGCTGTCGGCGGTGCTTTCTCTGGGCCTGCATTTTCTGTTCACGCAGGTCTTTGTCACGGATCTTCCCTAA
- a CDS encoding HEAT repeat domain-containing protein: MPNAPTPNEALPEVAPPTAGFILQLFLIPLIIVSIIVMVWLMFSWLALTTEPRSLVKDIKSGDDAAWQNLGALADILRNPEYQDVKKDQDLAQALSNQLMELQRAGHTDQTSLRLQVFLCRALGEFEVETGLPALLDAAVTERDMGHAVKGDLAEIDVRRAALQGISVLAGNLGPETLQQNQRLMQMLEKTAYEKPAGEDFDNRRAELRSTAAYALGVIGGEKALTTLDVMLGDPYANTRYNAATGLARHGDVRAIPVLLEMLSVDNAEAVKDEPFAGGRKFRSAMIWANGARAAQMLAEENPTADLQSLQEAITKLQAASPPREVATILKEVQAKLAEPVAAEPAGA; encoded by the coding sequence ATGCCGAACGCTCCCACGCCGAACGAGGCGTTGCCGGAGGTGGCGCCTCCGACGGCCGGTTTCATTCTGCAGCTGTTCCTGATCCCGCTGATTATTGTGTCGATTATCGTCATGGTCTGGTTGATGTTCAGCTGGCTGGCGCTGACGACCGAGCCGCGCAGCCTGGTCAAAGATATCAAAAGCGGCGACGACGCCGCCTGGCAGAACCTGGGCGCCCTGGCCGATATTTTGCGGAACCCCGAATATCAGGACGTGAAAAAGGACCAGGACCTGGCGCAAGCGCTGTCGAACCAGTTGATGGAACTGCAGCGGGCGGGTCATACCGACCAGACTTCCCTCAGGTTACAGGTGTTTCTCTGTCGGGCGCTGGGTGAGTTTGAAGTGGAGACCGGTTTGCCGGCGCTGCTTGATGCGGCCGTCACCGAACGCGATATGGGCCATGCGGTCAAAGGGGACCTGGCGGAAATTGACGTGCGCAGGGCGGCCCTGCAGGGAATCTCCGTGCTGGCGGGAAATCTTGGCCCGGAAACCCTGCAGCAGAACCAGCGGCTGATGCAGATGCTGGAGAAAACGGCCTACGAGAAGCCGGCTGGCGAAGATTTTGATAATCGAAGAGCCGAGCTGCGCTCCACGGCCGCGTACGCCCTGGGAGTGATCGGGGGCGAGAAAGCGCTGACCACCCTCGACGTCATGCTGGGCGACCCGTACGCCAACACGCGCTACAACGCCGCGACCGGTCTGGCCCGTCACGGCGATGTCCGCGCCATTCCTGTCTTGCTGGAAATGCTGTCGGTCGATAATGCCGAGGCCGTCAAAGACGAACCGTTCGCCGGCGGCCGGAAATTCCGCTCCGCCATGATCTGGGCTAACGGAGCCCGCGCCGCGCAGATGCTGGCTGAAGAAAACCCGACCGCCGATCTTCAGTCCCTGCAGGAAGCGATCACCAAACTCCAGGCCGCCAGCCCGCCGCGCGAAGTGGCGACGATCCTGAAGGAAGTGCAGGCGAAACTGGCCGAGCCTGTCGCCGCAGAACCGGCGGGGGCGTAG
- a CDS encoding tripartite tricarboxylate transporter permease yields the protein MGDLSSAFIYLVQPWPLFLVCLGTALGIIVGAIPGLTGAMLIALALPMTFAMSGVDAMVLLVSMYVGSISGGLISATILRMPGTPASMMTTFDGYPLARSGQPGRALGLGISASFIGGLVSWIFLVTLSRPMADLSTRLGPFEYFSLVLVALVLITAVSDGSLMRGLLSGCLGLLAAMPGASPATGQLRWTFGLSELNDGLKLLPVLIGLFAVSQVIHDIVYLDQQAQRIKVVSKGMFLRLADWKAQAVNLIRSSLIGTWVGILPGIGANIGSVMAYSAAKNMSKTPEKFGHGSEEGIVASEAANNATVGGALIPLIAMGIPGSVIDAILLGALVIHGLTPGPLLFEHNPEVIYTMMAAVFLANGFMFLFMVFSAGWLSRLADVPRWLLLPAVLVFCVVGSYALANRMFDVGVMLAFGVIGFALERMKIPLAPFVIGFVLAPLAEANLGAGLMASGGSFWPLATRPLSLMLCLLSLLLLLWPIFQRARQKWMPRTA from the coding sequence ATGGGCGATCTTAGTTCGGCATTTATCTATCTGGTGCAGCCCTGGCCGCTGTTCCTGGTTTGCCTGGGAACGGCGCTGGGCATCATCGTGGGCGCAATTCCCGGCTTGACCGGAGCGATGCTGATCGCGCTGGCCCTGCCGATGACGTTCGCCATGTCGGGCGTCGACGCCATGGTGCTGCTGGTTTCGATGTATGTCGGCTCGATCAGCGGCGGTTTGATCTCCGCGACGATCCTGCGGATGCCCGGCACGCCGGCGTCGATGATGACCACGTTCGACGGTTACCCGCTGGCCAGAAGCGGCCAGCCGGGCCGCGCGCTGGGACTGGGGATTTCGGCCTCGTTCATTGGCGGGCTGGTGTCGTGGATTTTTCTCGTCACGTTGTCCCGCCCGATGGCCGATCTGTCGACGCGGCTGGGGCCGTTTGAATACTTCTCGCTGGTGCTGGTCGCGCTGGTGCTGATAACGGCCGTGTCCGACGGCTCGCTGATGCGAGGGCTGCTGTCGGGCTGCCTGGGACTGCTGGCCGCCATGCCGGGCGCCTCGCCGGCGACGGGGCAGCTGCGCTGGACGTTCGGCCTGAGCGAACTGAACGACGGCCTGAAACTGCTGCCGGTGCTGATCGGTCTGTTCGCGGTGAGCCAGGTGATTCACGACATCGTTTATCTGGACCAGCAGGCCCAGCGAATCAAGGTGGTCAGCAAGGGGATGTTCCTGCGGCTGGCCGACTGGAAAGCGCAGGCGGTCAACCTGATCCGCTCCTCGCTGATTGGCACCTGGGTCGGCATCCTGCCCGGCATCGGCGCCAACATCGGCTCGGTGATGGCGTACTCGGCCGCCAAGAATATGTCGAAGACGCCGGAGAAATTCGGCCATGGGTCGGAAGAAGGGATCGTCGCTTCCGAAGCGGCCAACAACGCGACCGTCGGCGGAGCGTTAATCCCGCTGATCGCCATGGGCATCCCCGGCAGCGTGATCGACGCCATCCTGCTGGGGGCGCTCGTCATCCATGGGCTGACCCCGGGGCCGCTGCTGTTTGAGCATAACCCCGAAGTCATCTACACGATGATGGCGGCCGTTTTTCTGGCCAACGGTTTTATGTTCCTGTTCATGGTGTTCTCGGCCGGGTGGCTGTCGCGGCTGGCCGATGTGCCGCGGTGGCTGCTGCTGCCGGCCGTGCTGGTCTTCTGCGTGGTCGGCTCGTACGCGCTGGCTAACCGCATGTTCGATGTGGGCGTGATGCTGGCCTTTGGCGTGATCGGCTTTGCCCTGGAAAGAATGAAGATCCCGCTGGCTCCGTTTGTGATCGGCTTTGTGCTGGCTCCGCTGGCGGAAGCGAACCTGGGCGCCGGTTTGATGGCGTCGGGCGGCAGCTTCTGGCCGCTGGCGACGCGGCCGTTATCGCTGATGCTCTGCCTGCTGAGCCTGCTGCTGCTGCTCTGGCCGATCTTCCAGCGAGCGCGGCAAAAATGGATGCCGCGTACGGCGTGA
- a CDS encoding sulfatase family protein yields the protein MSDRPNILWYCTDQQRFDTIGALGNPYVQTPTIDRLVGEGVAFTHAYCQSPICTPSRSSFLTGMYPSRVHNTRNGNESFPPFPPVITKLIADAGYDCGLIGKFHLQSAGRRTEPRIDDGYSSWKFSHAPRDDWPVGHDYADWVRNQGGDLNQLRESADRVPAELHQTTWASDMAIDFVRQERDRPWLLSVNIYDPHPPFIPPRSYFDRFNPSDLPGPYFRESDLAQQAKLAAIDFQGEVKRPEERSGKEIQAAYYAMIALIDDQFARLLSALEESNQRDNTVIIFTSDHGESLGDHGLLEKGCRFYEGLVRVPLIFSWPGRFEQNLQCDALVELLDKTASILELAGLPQPEYQQGRSLLPILTGEQDPHEHRPFVRSEYFDALDSHFTGGDGAAYATMHRTRTHKLTVYHGHQLGELYDLTRDPWEFDNLWDDPASAAIKHQLIQESFDAHVLLTTDVGSRRIAPM from the coding sequence ATGAGTGATCGCCCTAACATTCTGTGGTACTGCACCGACCAGCAACGCTTCGATACGATCGGCGCGCTGGGCAATCCGTATGTGCAAACGCCGACGATCGATCGCCTGGTTGGCGAAGGCGTCGCCTTTACGCACGCCTACTGCCAGAGCCCGATCTGCACCCCCAGCCGGTCCAGCTTTTTGACCGGCATGTATCCTTCCCGGGTGCACAACACGCGCAACGGGAACGAATCTTTCCCGCCGTTCCCGCCCGTCATTACGAAGCTGATCGCCGACGCCGGTTATGACTGTGGGCTGATCGGCAAGTTCCACCTGCAGAGCGCGGGCCGCCGCACGGAGCCCCGCATCGACGACGGCTACAGCAGCTGGAAATTCAGCCATGCCCCGCGCGACGACTGGCCCGTCGGACATGACTACGCCGACTGGGTCCGCAACCAGGGCGGCGATCTCAACCAGCTGCGCGAAAGCGCCGACCGCGTGCCGGCCGAGTTGCATCAAACCACCTGGGCGTCCGACATGGCGATCGACTTTGTCCGCCAGGAACGGGATCGTCCTTGGCTGTTGTCGGTGAACATTTACGACCCGCATCCGCCGTTCATCCCGCCGCGATCGTACTTCGACAGGTTCAACCCGTCCGACCTGCCGGGACCGTACTTTCGCGAATCCGATCTGGCCCAGCAGGCGAAACTGGCCGCCATTGATTTCCAGGGAGAGGTGAAGCGGCCCGAAGAACGCAGCGGCAAGGAGATCCAGGCGGCGTATTACGCCATGATCGCCCTGATCGATGACCAGTTCGCCCGGCTGCTCAGCGCCCTGGAAGAGTCGAACCAGCGCGACAACACGGTGATCATTTTCACCAGCGACCATGGCGAATCGCTGGGTGACCACGGCCTGCTGGAAAAAGGCTGCCGGTTCTACGAAGGGCTGGTCCGCGTGCCGCTGATCTTCTCCTGGCCCGGTCGCTTTGAGCAGAACCTGCAGTGCGACGCCCTGGTGGAACTGCTTGACAAAACAGCGTCGATCCTGGAACTGGCCGGCCTGCCCCAGCCCGAATACCAGCAAGGCCGTTCGCTGCTGCCGATTCTGACCGGCGAGCAGGACCCGCACGAGCACCGACCGTTCGTCCGCAGCGAGTACTTCGACGCGCTCGACTCCCACTTTACCGGCGGCGACGGGGCGGCCTACGCCACGATGCACCGCACCCGCACGCACAAGCTCACCGTTTACCACGGCCATCAGCTGGGCGAGTTGTACGACCTGACGCGCGACCCCTGGGAGTTCGACAACCTGTGGGACGACCCGGCGTCGGCCGCGATCAAGCATCAGCTGATCCAGGAGAGTTTCGACGCCCACGTACTACTTACCACGGACGTCGGCTCCCGCCGCATCGCTCCGATGTAA
- a CDS encoding outer membrane protein assembly factor BamB family protein, with the protein MLRSLAGFVLCATAIVWASVAQAENWPRWRGADGMGHASAEKLPVKWTADDVAWKVDLPGEGQSSPVVWEDRIFLTSSQKDGKERCVFCLDRKTGKLLWQQCMPSPGAEPLHKMNTWASATCATDGERVVAFFGLGGLHCFDMDGKKLWSRDLGVFEGPWGTAASPVIVGDLVVQNCDADDSAYLLAVNKETGEDVWRTERPTYRGWSTPILSEVNGAKQLVINGHVGIAAYDPETGKELWTQVGSSGRGTPSVVKSGELFIAVCGRPGDMVAANPFQPAKGLEAWRVKRSGGRDLSSPIVVGDYLFVMNMTGIGTCYDAQSGELLWIERIGGNFSASPIESQGLIYLPAEDGSVLVLKPGKTLDVVAQNSVGAGGEEMFRASLTPHNGQLLLRSNNALYCIGK; encoded by the coding sequence ATGTTGCGATCACTGGCCGGCTTTGTTTTGTGCGCGACGGCGATCGTTTGGGCCAGCGTCGCCCAGGCGGAAAATTGGCCCCGCTGGCGCGGAGCCGATGGGATGGGCCATGCCTCGGCGGAGAAGTTGCCGGTCAAATGGACCGCCGACGATGTCGCCTGGAAAGTCGACCTGCCGGGCGAAGGCCAGTCCTCGCCGGTGGTCTGGGAGGACCGTATTTTCCTCACCAGCAGCCAGAAAGACGGGAAAGAACGCTGCGTGTTCTGCCTCGATCGGAAAACGGGCAAACTGCTGTGGCAGCAGTGCATGCCCAGCCCGGGCGCCGAACCGCTGCACAAAATGAACACCTGGGCGTCGGCCACCTGTGCGACCGATGGCGAACGGGTTGTCGCCTTTTTTGGCCTCGGCGGACTGCACTGCTTTGATATGGACGGCAAGAAGCTCTGGTCCCGCGACCTGGGCGTTTTTGAAGGTCCCTGGGGCACGGCTGCGTCGCCCGTGATTGTGGGCGATCTGGTGGTGCAGAACTGCGACGCCGACGATTCGGCCTACCTGCTGGCGGTCAATAAAGAGACGGGCGAAGATGTCTGGCGAACCGAGCGGCCGACCTATCGCGGCTGGAGCACGCCCATCCTGTCCGAAGTGAACGGGGCCAAACAGCTGGTCATCAACGGGCACGTGGGCATTGCCGCCTATGATCCGGAAACCGGCAAGGAACTGTGGACCCAGGTTGGTTCGTCCGGCCGCGGCACCCCTTCGGTCGTGAAGTCGGGCGAGCTGTTTATCGCCGTCTGCGGCCGGCCCGGCGATATGGTCGCCGCCAACCCGTTCCAGCCTGCCAAGGGCCTGGAAGCCTGGCGGGTGAAGCGATCGGGCGGACGCGATCTGTCGTCGCCGATCGTGGTGGGCGACTACCTGTTCGTGATGAACATGACGGGCATCGGCACCTGCTACGACGCCCAGTCGGGCGAACTGCTATGGATCGAGCGGATCGGCGGCAACTTCAGTGCCTCGCCGATTGAATCGCAAGGGCTCATCTATCTGCCGGCCGAAGACGGTTCCGTGCTGGTCCTGAAGCCGGGCAAAACGCTCGACGTGGTCGCCCAGAACTCGGTCGGCGCCGGCGGCGAAGAGATGTTCCGCGCCTCGCTCACGCCGCACAACGGCCAGCTGCTGCTCCGCAGCAACAATGCGTTGTACTGCATCGGCAAGTAA
- a CDS encoding sulfatase: MRNAVASFGLAVCCWVGLIGPVASAAEESAPKRNVLFIISDDLGAQSLGCYGNTQCRTPHLDALAAKGAVFTRTYTQYPVCGPSRAALMSGMYAQAIGVFGNGGATRFTQNLGDRPSFPQHFRQHGYHTARVSKIYHMRVPGDITAGVDGPDHIASWTERFNCQAPEQWTEGEAVNLTRGKLKPDPQRSIHYGLGYGTAFYVVRDPTDGAAQADHQAAAKAIELLEQRAADRQPFFLAVGLVRPHVPLVAPASFFEPYPAEEMKLAQRVENDRDDIPARGLGMSSMNSGLTTKLKQQQVLEAYYAAVSYMDAQVGKIIAAVDRLGLRENTIIVFTADHGYHLGEHDLWQKMSLHEESTRIPLIFSIPGQKPMQSLALSQQIDIYPTLADLCGLPLPSHLQGKSLAPVLRGEQTQVHESVYCLRGQGDHLLRTERWALLQYSGKGGTELYDMDADPLQFTNLAKDPAHQETLRQLEQQLLAKLAEIGMTKAEK; encoded by the coding sequence ATGAGGAACGCTGTTGCAAGTTTCGGGCTCGCCGTCTGCTGTTGGGTTGGGCTGATCGGCCCCGTCGCTTCCGCCGCGGAGGAATCCGCGCCGAAACGGAACGTGCTGTTTATCATTTCCGACGACCTGGGAGCCCAGTCGCTGGGCTGTTACGGCAACACCCAGTGCCGCACGCCGCATCTCGACGCGCTGGCCGCCAAAGGAGCCGTGTTCACCCGGACCTATACGCAGTATCCCGTGTGCGGACCTTCGCGAGCCGCGCTCATGTCGGGCATGTACGCCCAGGCGATCGGCGTGTTTGGCAACGGCGGCGCGACCCGTTTTACGCAGAACCTGGGGGATCGGCCTTCGTTTCCCCAGCACTTCCGCCAGCACGGTTACCACACCGCACGGGTCAGCAAGATCTATCACATGCGCGTGCCGGGCGACATTACCGCCGGCGTGGACGGACCCGACCATATCGCCTCGTGGACGGAGCGTTTCAATTGCCAGGCGCCCGAACAATGGACCGAGGGGGAGGCCGTTAATCTGACCCGCGGCAAGCTCAAGCCGGATCCGCAACGCAGCATCCATTACGGCCTGGGCTACGGCACGGCGTTCTATGTGGTCCGCGACCCAACCGATGGAGCCGCACAGGCCGACCACCAGGCGGCCGCCAAGGCGATCGAACTGCTCGAACAGCGGGCCGCCGATCGTCAGCCGTTCTTCCTGGCGGTGGGGCTCGTCCGTCCGCATGTGCCGCTGGTGGCGCCGGCCTCCTTCTTTGAACCGTATCCGGCCGAGGAAATGAAGCTGGCCCAGCGGGTGGAGAATGATCGCGACGACATCCCGGCCCGCGGCCTGGGCATGAGCAGCATGAACAGCGGCCTGACGACAAAGCTTAAACAGCAGCAGGTGCTGGAAGCGTACTACGCGGCCGTCTCGTATATGGACGCCCAGGTCGGCAAGATCATTGCCGCCGTAGATCGCCTGGGGCTGCGGGAGAATACAATCATTGTGTTCACCGCCGACCACGGCTATCACCTGGGCGAACACGACCTGTGGCAGAAAATGAGCCTGCATGAAGAGTCGACCCGCATCCCGCTGATCTTCTCCATCCCCGGGCAGAAACCGATGCAGTCCCTGGCCCTGTCGCAGCAGATTGATATCTACCCCACGCTGGCCGATCTCTGCGGCCTGCCGTTGCCTTCGCATCTGCAGGGAAAAAGCCTGGCGCCGGTGCTGCGGGGCGAGCAGACCCAGGTCCACGAATCCGTCTACTGCCTGCGCGGGCAGGGCGACCATCTGCTCCGCACCGAGCGCTGGGCCCTGCTGCAGTACAGCGGCAAAGGCGGAACCGAGTTATACGACATGGACGCCGACCCGCTGCAGTTCACCAACCTGGCGAAAGACCCGGCCCACCAGGAAACCCTTCGCCAGTTAGAGCAGCAACTGCTTGCGAAACTGGCGGAGATCGGAATGACGAAAGCAGAGAAGTAA
- a CDS encoding ATP-grasp domain-containing protein, translating into MHIAVLAAPESWYVRDLQRAAGDRHRVEPLPFSQLSSRLGGTGPASIYAAGRELSEFDAVLVRSMPPGSLEQVVFRMDLLGQLEAAGGLVVNSPRGMEAAIDKYVALARLQQAGLLTPPTIVCQSVDEALEAFAVLGGDVVVKPIFGGEGRGLMRVEDPNLALRVIKTLFQLSAVIYLQQFLPHRGYDIRAFVMGDRIYGMQRRNPLDWRTNVSRGATAEPVHLTEPMQQMARRAAAAVDVDMAGVDLLPTVDGQLYVIEVNAVPGWRALAQAIDHDMGADVLGYLEQRWERRLL; encoded by the coding sequence ATGCATATCGCCGTATTAGCTGCTCCTGAGAGTTGGTACGTGCGCGATCTGCAGCGGGCGGCGGGGGACCGCCATCGGGTGGAGCCGTTGCCGTTCTCGCAGCTCTCGAGTCGGCTGGGAGGAACCGGGCCGGCTTCGATCTATGCGGCCGGGCGAGAACTGTCGGAGTTCGACGCGGTGCTGGTCCGGTCGATGCCGCCGGGATCGCTGGAGCAGGTCGTCTTTCGGATGGATCTGCTCGGCCAACTGGAAGCGGCCGGCGGGCTGGTCGTCAATTCGCCCCGCGGCATGGAAGCGGCCATCGACAAATACGTCGCCCTGGCGCGGCTGCAGCAGGCCGGGCTGCTGACTCCGCCGACGATTGTTTGCCAGTCGGTCGACGAAGCGCTGGAGGCCTTTGCGGTGCTGGGCGGCGACGTGGTGGTGAAGCCGATCTTCGGCGGCGAAGGACGCGGGCTGATGCGCGTCGAAGACCCCAACCTGGCGCTCCGGGTAATCAAAACGCTGTTCCAGTTGAGCGCGGTGATCTACCTGCAGCAGTTCCTGCCGCATCGCGGGTACGACATTCGGGCCTTCGTCATGGGGGACCGCATCTACGGCATGCAGCGGCGGAATCCGCTGGACTGGCGGACGAATGTCAGTCGCGGAGCAACGGCCGAGCCGGTCCATTTGACCGAACCGATGCAGCAGATGGCAAGACGCGCCGCCGCGGCCGTCGATGTCGACATGGCCGGGGTCGATCTGCTGCCGACCGTTGACGGGCAGCTGTACGTGATCGAAGTTAACGCCGTGCCCGGCTGGAGAGCGCTGGCCCAGGCGATCGACCACGACATGGGCGCCGACGTCCTGGGCTATCTGGAACAGCGCTGGGAACGCCGTCTTCTGTAA
- a CDS encoding Gfo/Idh/MocA family protein — translation MAINEPLNRKLRMALVGGGQGSFIGRVHSIAAILDNRAELVAGALSSNPEKAKASAPDYDICPSRAYGSYQELIEKELALPAEERIDFLSVATPNHTHFEIAKAAVDAGFNVICDKPMTFDLQQAEDLAKAVEKSGVVFALSHNYTGYPLIRQARAMIQNGDLGEIQAVRSNYIQGWLRSRIESEDQKQAAWRTDPKRSGAAGCFGDIATHAYNLARFTTGLMPESISCHLKTFAPGRQLDDYGTAVVRFENGGLGTVTASQISHGRENDMSIEIDGTLGSLQWRQEDPNQMIVRRNGQPHQIYTRDPNAPFTLESAAASCRLPAGHPEGFFEAFANVYRSAYDAMALRASGQEFEKQATVYPNVNDGVEGMYFIQQCVASSNDNGAWLPLRHERARV, via the coding sequence ATGGCGATCAATGAACCACTGAATCGTAAGTTGCGCATGGCGCTCGTCGGGGGAGGGCAGGGGTCGTTCATCGGCCGGGTTCACAGTATTGCCGCCATCCTCGACAACCGGGCCGAACTGGTCGCCGGCGCCCTGAGTTCCAATCCGGAGAAGGCGAAAGCATCCGCCCCGGATTACGATATCTGCCCCTCCCGCGCGTACGGGTCTTACCAGGAGCTGATCGAAAAAGAACTGGCCCTGCCGGCGGAAGAGCGGATCGACTTCCTTTCGGTCGCGACCCCCAACCATACGCATTTTGAAATCGCCAAAGCGGCGGTCGACGCCGGCTTTAATGTGATCTGCGACAAACCGATGACCTTCGACCTGCAGCAGGCGGAAGACCTGGCCAAGGCCGTTGAGAAGTCGGGCGTGGTGTTTGCCCTGTCGCACAACTACACCGGTTACCCGCTCATCCGGCAGGCCCGGGCGATGATCCAGAACGGCGACCTGGGCGAAATCCAGGCCGTGCGGTCCAACTACATCCAGGGCTGGCTGCGGAGCCGGATCGAATCTGAAGACCAGAAGCAGGCCGCCTGGCGTACCGACCCCAAGCGCAGCGGCGCCGCCGGCTGCTTCGGCGATATCGCCACCCATGCGTACAACCTGGCCCGCTTTACGACCGGCCTGATGCCGGAATCGATCAGCTGCCATTTGAAAACCTTCGCCCCCGGCCGCCAGCTGGATGATTATGGCACGGCCGTCGTGCGGTTTGAGAACGGCGGGCTGGGGACGGTCACGGCCTCGCAGATCAGCCATGGCCGGGAGAACGACATGTCAATCGAGATCGACGGCACGCTCGGCTCGCTACAGTGGCGCCAGGAAGATCCGAACCAGATGATCGTCCGTCGCAACGGCCAACCGCATCAGATTTATACACGCGACCCGAATGCGCCGTTCACCCTGGAATCGGCCGCCGCTTCCTGTCGCCTGCCGGCCGGACATCCCGAAGGCTTTTTCGAAGCGTTCGCCAATGTGTACCGCAGCGCCTATGACGCCATGGCGCTGCGGGCCAGCGGCCAGGAATTTGAGAAGCAGGCGACCGTTTACCCGAACGTGAACGACGGCGTCGAAGGGATGTATTTTATCCAACAGTGCGTGGCCAGCAGCAACGACAACGGCGCCTGGCTGCCGCTGCGGCATGAGCGGGCCCGCGTTTAA